From a single bacterium genomic region:
- a CDS encoding capsular polysaccharide biosynthesis protein CapF: MKILVTGAKGFIGKNLIAELKNQKYTDIYEYDMDSTLEELDNYSKDCEFVFHLAGINRPKDQKEFLEGNFGFTSVLLENLKRYQNKSPIMLASSIQALLDNPYGISKKAGEDLLFSYSEETNARVLVYRFPNVFGKWCRPNYNSAIATFSYNIANDLPITINDRNVVMNLIYIDDLVKELIYALNGRENRKDEFCYVEPVHTVKLGEIVDLLYSFKESRKNRFIPSTIDPFTKKLYANYLSYLPTDQFSYDLKMNIDHRGSFTEFLKTPDRGQVSINISKPGIVKGNHWHHTKNEKFLVVSGIGVIRFRKIDEQNIIEYHVSGDKLQVVDIPPGYTHNIENLGNTDMVTVMWANETFDPEKPDTIFVEV, encoded by the coding sequence ATGAAAATACTCGTTACGGGTGCTAAAGGTTTCATCGGTAAAAACTTAATCGCTGAGCTGAAAAATCAAAAGTACACAGATATTTATGAATATGATATGGATTCAACACTAGAAGAGTTAGATAATTATTCTAAGGACTGTGAATTTGTATTTCATTTAGCTGGCATTAATAGACCTAAAGACCAAAAAGAGTTCCTAGAAGGCAATTTTGGTTTTACGTCGGTTCTTTTAGAGAACCTTAAAAGATATCAAAACAAGTCACCTATCATGCTTGCGTCATCGATACAAGCATTACTAGATAATCCATACGGAATTAGTAAAAAAGCTGGTGAGGATTTGCTATTCAGTTACAGTGAAGAAACTAATGCAAGAGTTCTAGTTTACCGTTTTCCAAATGTTTTTGGAAAATGGTGTAGACCAAACTATAACAGCGCTATAGCAACCTTCTCATATAATATCGCCAATGATTTACCGATTACAATTAACGACCGAAATGTGGTTATGAACTTAATTTATATCGATGATCTTGTTAAAGAACTCATCTACGCTTTAAATGGTCGAGAGAATAGAAAAGATGAGTTTTGTTATGTTGAACCAGTTCACACTGTCAAATTAGGTGAGATTGTGGATTTATTATATTCATTCAAAGAGAGTAGAAAAAACCGTTTTATCCCAAGCACCATAGACCCATTCACCAAAAAATTATATGCTAATTACTTAAGCTATCTACCGACCGATCAATTCAGTTATGATTTAAAAATGAACATCGATCATCGTGGTTCATTCACTGAGTTTCTTAAAACACCTGACAGAGGTCAAGTGTCGATTAACATATCAAAGCCCGGGATAGTCAAAGGAAATCACTGGCACCACACCAAAAACGAGAAGTTTTTGGTGGTAAGTGGTATTGGTGTCATTCGATTTAGAAAGATTGATGAACAAAATATCATTGAATATCACGTCAGCGGTGATAAACTGCAAGTGGTAGATATCCCACCTGGGTATACACATAATATCGAAAACCTAGGCAATACAGACATGGTAACAGTGATGTGGGCAAATGAAACATTTGACCCTGAAAAACCAGATACAATTTTCGTGGAGGTATAA
- a CDS encoding polysaccharide biosynthesis protein, which translates to MFKEKILLVTGGTGSFGNAVVSRFLSSDIKEIRILSRDEKKQEDMRKYYNNDKLKFYMGDVRDYDSIEGAFIGVDYVFHAAALKQVPSCEFYPIEAVKTNILGSDNVISACVKNGIKKAIFLSTDKAAYPINAMGMSKAMMEKNVIARSRQLRKNDTVLCLTRYGNVMASRGSVIPLFLDQIHENKPITITNPEMTRFMMTLEDAVDLVLYAFEHGEQGDLFVQKAPAASIDVLAKAVLDLTKCSIEPVYIGTRHGEKLYEVLVTQEEMNKAVDLGGFFKIPADNRNLNYDKFIEKGSKELVLADSYHSHNTSRLDIEGMKKLLLKLDLFK; encoded by the coding sequence ATGTTTAAAGAAAAAATACTATTGGTTACCGGAGGTACAGGATCGTTTGGTAATGCAGTTGTTTCACGATTTTTATCAAGTGATATAAAAGAAATTCGAATTCTATCTAGAGATGAAAAAAAGCAAGAAGACATGAGAAAGTACTATAATAACGATAAACTTAAATTCTACATGGGAGATGTAAGAGATTACGATTCCATCGAGGGTGCTTTTATTGGTGTTGATTATGTTTTTCATGCAGCAGCGCTAAAACAAGTGCCTTCGTGCGAATTCTACCCAATTGAAGCAGTTAAAACGAACATCTTGGGAAGTGATAATGTTATTAGTGCTTGTGTTAAAAACGGTATTAAAAAGGCCATTTTCTTATCGACTGATAAGGCTGCATATCCTATTAATGCAATGGGTATGAGTAAGGCTATGATGGAGAAAAATGTAATTGCAAGATCGAGACAGCTAAGAAAGAATGATACGGTATTATGTTTAACTCGATATGGCAATGTTATGGCATCTCGCGGATCTGTAATTCCTCTTTTCTTAGATCAAATACACGAAAACAAACCGATCACAATAACAAATCCTGAAATGACTCGTTTTATGATGACTTTAGAAGACGCTGTTGATTTGGTTTTATATGCATTTGAACATGGTGAACAAGGTGATCTTTTTGTTCAAAAAGCCCCAGCAGCAAGTATTGATGTACTTGCCAAAGCTGTACTCGATTTAACAAAATGTTCAATCGAACCGGTCTATATTGGTACTAGACATGGTGAAAAATTATATGAAGTATTAGTGACACAAGAAGAAATGAATAAAGCTGTTGATTTAGGTGGATTCTTTAAGATTCCAGCAGATAACAGAAACTTAAATTACGACAAATTCATTGAAAAAGGTAGTAAGGAACTTGTATTAGCTGATTCATACCATTCACATAATACATCTAGACTGGATATTGAAGGTATGAAAAAACTATTACTCAAACTAGACTTATTTAAATAA